The Pollutimonas sp. M17 sequence GGAAGGTCCGCCCGGCCAGCGGCTCAGCCAGCGCGATGGCGGCATCGACCGCTGCGGGGACGTCCAGGCCCCTGGCCAGCTGGGCTGTGATGGCGCAAGCCAGGGGGCCGTCGGCATCGGCCAGCCGCGCGGCGGGCGCCTGCCGGTTCCAACTGCCGGTCTCGCTGTGCCGGCCCTGAAGCAAGTGGCTGCCAAGGCCGGGGCGCAGGGGCGCGCCGGTGCTCAGCACCCATTTGGCCCCATAATCCAGAAGAGCCTGAGCGGGCGTATCGGCGTCCATGCCCGAAAACATGCCTTCCGATTGCCACTGCTCCAGCAGCTTATGGTCGACGACCGCCACATCGGTTTGCGGCAGCAGCAGTTCGAACAGGGCCAGCTGCACATCTTCGGCGTCTCCGCCCTCCAGCAGCGACTCGTCGGGCGCGGGCCCCAGGTGCAGGACCAGGGGAACATGGCTGTAATCGGCCGCTATCTGAGCGAGTACACTTACCGATTCCGTTGTATAAAGTGGCCCGACCTTGATCGCGTGCACGGTCATGTCTTCGAGCAGGCAGCGCGCCTGGTCGTCGATGAGCTCGGGCGACACGGGCTGGATTTCCTCGGTGCTGGCCGTGTCCCGCACCAGGATGGCGGTCAGCGTGCCCAGGGCATGGCAACCCATGGCGGCACAGGTAACCGTGTCGGCAGGCAGGCTACTCGATCCGCTGGGATCGAAAGGGCCGAAAATAAGTATCAGTGGCGGGTTTGGAGCTTGCACGTATCAGCGATCGGTTAAAGTCTGCACTGTTTCAGCCTGGCGTCGAGTGCGGGGCTATTGGGTTTAGTAACATTGACCCCATTCTAATGGAAGCGTTCGGAGTTCGTCGGATTCCGGATTTGTAAATTTCAGTGAGTAAGAAAAAATGCGTACCTGGATGTGTTTGATTTGCGGTTGGATATATGATGAAGAGGCAGGATTGCCCGAAG is a genomic window containing:
- the thiD gene encoding bifunctional hydroxymethylpyrimidine kinase/phosphomethylpyrimidine kinase, giving the protein MQAPNPPLILIFGPFDPSGSSSLPADTVTCAAMGCHALGTLTAILVRDTASTEEIQPVSPELIDDQARCLLEDMTVHAIKVGPLYTTESVSVLAQIAADYSHVPLVLHLGPAPDESLLEGGDAEDVQLALFELLLPQTDVAVVDHKLLEQWQSEGMFSGMDADTPAQALLDYGAKWVLSTGAPLRPGLGSHLLQGRHSETGSWNRQAPAARLADADGPLACAITAQLARGLDVPAAVDAAIALAEPLAGRTFQPGMGHLLINRSSP